The following proteins are encoded in a genomic region of Tenacibaculum sp. 190524A05c:
- a CDS encoding DKNYY domain-containing protein, protein MKKLVTSLILSTFLISCKNPKSNFERTNIVDRTIAYSKNEIKWIALQKNASIDGYTRIGDSIFGGEIACNIKPLKGIDIASFKVLPGTKYAKDKNNVYYPIDITCLDYKDCGVCYFSKIKLDQANSRKFKYLNKEYASDGKNVYFRGELIPNADGESFKVIDGPEFFFFATDKKHVYKHNEIFDEADSKTFHYKSEDKRNIIQEYEHKFIIGDETKEWEFIPPNTITRIKKENKKHADTISIDYLKHQKILDILKLLPKQTMTSWEWTQENRIKTVDFIEKNNFLVDSTKMFNNITYIKPNTLGIQVVDGFWTLSIYQLTSAKTLIITNDIVGDGKDINSFLFTENSFEKIEFNQLFGKGIKNLIKNQSEQCVLELEDNYFTFDYDFTDKNIVTFTSWGLEKDEHQNCFKGNVLEFELNTSEEKFELKSMFWKEN, encoded by the coding sequence ATGAAAAAACTAGTTACCTCTTTGATTCTATCTACTTTTTTGATTTCATGCAAAAATCCAAAATCGAATTTTGAACGAACTAACATAGTAGATAGAACTATAGCTTATTCTAAAAATGAAATAAAATGGATTGCTCTTCAAAAAAACGCAAGTATTGATGGTTATACTAGAATTGGAGATTCAATTTTCGGAGGAGAAATAGCTTGTAACATTAAACCTTTAAAAGGAATTGATATTGCATCTTTTAAGGTTCTGCCCGGAACTAAATATGCTAAAGACAAAAACAACGTATATTACCCAATTGACATAACCTGTTTAGATTATAAAGATTGTGGAGTTTGTTATTTCAGCAAAATTAAATTGGATCAAGCAAATTCTAGAAAATTTAAATACCTCAATAAAGAATATGCCTCAGATGGAAAAAATGTGTACTTCAGGGGAGAACTAATTCCTAATGCCGATGGAGAATCCTTTAAAGTGATTGATGGACCCGAATTTTTCTTTTTTGCAACAGATAAAAAACATGTTTATAAGCATAATGAAATTTTTGACGAAGCGGACTCAAAAACATTTCATTACAAATCAGAAGACAAAAGAAATATTATTCAAGAGTATGAACATAAATTCATAATTGGAGATGAAACTAAAGAATGGGAGTTTATTCCTCCAAATACGATAACGCGAATTAAAAAAGAAAATAAAAAGCACGCGGATACTATTTCTATAGACTATTTAAAGCATCAAAAAATACTCGACATCTTAAAACTTTTACCTAAACAAACCATGACCAGTTGGGAATGGACTCAAGAAAATAGAATTAAAACAGTTGACTTTATCGAAAAAAATAATTTTCTAGTTGATTCAACCAAAATGTTTAATAACATTACATATATCAAACCAAACACCTTAGGAATTCAAGTTGTAGATGGTTTCTGGACATTATCAATATATCAACTTACATCGGCTAAAACGTTAATAATTACCAATGATATTGTCGGTGACGGAAAGGATATCAATTCTTTCTTATTCACTGAAAATTCTTTCGAAAAAATTGAGTTTAACCAACTCTTTGGAAAAGGAATTAAAAACCTTATTAAAAATCAATCAGAGCAGTGTGTATTAGAACTTGAAGACAACTATTTTACTTTTGACTATGATTTTACGGATAAAAATATTGTCACATTTACTTCTTGGGGATTGGAGAAAGATGAACACCAAAATTGTTTTAAAGGAAATGTTTTGGAGTTTGAGCTGAATACATCAGAAGAAAAATTTGAGTTAAAAAGTATGTTCTGGAAAGAAAACTAG
- a CDS encoding carboxymuconolactone decarboxylase family protein, with the protein MGQRVNIYQSEPKAFEGMFALEQFLTDSPLNKKQISLIKMRASQLNGCAYCINMHTEEALKAGETHQRLHMLNAWKESSLFSKDEEVLLKITEEITLINQNGLSDKTYQHAQEVFDDKTIIAIIMTATTINAWNRIAISTKMQ; encoded by the coding sequence ATGGGACAAAGAGTTAATATTTATCAATCAGAACCTAAAGCATTTGAAGGAATGTTTGCTTTAGAACAGTTTCTTACAGATTCACCGCTTAACAAAAAACAGATTTCTCTAATTAAAATGAGAGCCTCGCAACTTAATGGCTGCGCCTATTGTATTAATATGCATACCGAAGAAGCACTAAAAGCAGGTGAAACACATCAACGTTTGCATATGCTAAATGCTTGGAAAGAATCATCTCTATTTTCTAAAGACGAAGAGGTTCTTCTTAAAATTACAGAAGAAATCACGTTAATTAACCAAAATGGATTATCGGATAAAACCTATCAACATGCTCAAGAAGTATTTGACGATAAAACCATTATCGCAATTATTATGACGGCAACAACAATAAACGCTTGGAATAGAATAGCCATAAGTACAAAAATGCAATAA
- a CDS encoding Crp/Fnr family transcriptional regulator, protein MKELFNHLRLYISITEQEFQEVEKYFEYVDLKKKKNLDAIKNVAKHNFFVINGCLNMYFINDKGENQSVQFAIENWWINDVLSFYRNKESSFYIQTVENSKVLSISKENQEKLLTQFPKLERYFRIIYQIAYGASLYRIKYVYEASKAERYFHFIEHHPDFAQRVPQYLIASFLGLTPEYVSEIRAKHFS, encoded by the coding sequence GTGAAAGAATTATTCAACCATTTACGATTATACATTTCCATAACTGAACAAGAATTTCAGGAAGTTGAAAAGTATTTTGAATATGTTGACCTTAAAAAGAAAAAGAATTTAGATGCGATTAAAAATGTTGCTAAACATAACTTTTTTGTCATTAACGGTTGTTTGAATATGTATTTTATAAATGATAAGGGAGAAAATCAATCTGTTCAATTTGCTATTGAAAATTGGTGGATTAATGATGTGCTTAGTTTCTATAGAAATAAAGAAAGTTCATTCTATATTCAAACGGTAGAAAATTCTAAAGTCCTATCTATTTCAAAAGAAAATCAAGAAAAATTATTGACTCAGTTTCCCAAGCTGGAGCGTTATTTTAGGATTATTTATCAAATTGCTTACGGAGCCTCTTTATATCGAATTAAATATGTTTATGAAGCTTCTAAAGCAGAACGCTATTTTCATTTTATCGAACATCATCCTGATTTTGCTCAACGAGTTCCTCAATATCTAATTGCATCCTTTCTTGGATTAACGCCTGAATATGTCAGTGAAATTAGAGCAAAACACTTTTCTTAA
- a CDS encoding DUF2750 domain-containing protein: MIQDSILIEKRHERFIKSVCNSEIVWGLKNHEGFASSASVHYEDEDGEPVGIICFWAEKALAKSCIKDGWSEYKLTEISLSDFMENWCVGMGNDGLLVGTQFDQNLFGFEADPYELILDLSNELKNIDKKLEFKKFDGINDIENQVKDVI; encoded by the coding sequence ATGATTCAAGATTCAATTTTAATTGAAAAAAGACATGAAAGGTTTATAAAATCAGTCTGTAATTCTGAAATTGTATGGGGACTTAAAAATCATGAAGGATTCGCAAGCTCTGCATCAGTTCATTATGAAGATGAGGATGGAGAACCTGTAGGTATTATTTGTTTTTGGGCTGAAAAGGCATTAGCAAAATCATGTATCAAGGATGGTTGGTCAGAATATAAACTTACAGAAATATCCTTATCAGACTTTATGGAAAATTGGTGTGTTGGAATGGGAAATGACGGACTTCTTGTAGGAACTCAATTTGACCAAAATTTATTTGGTTTTGAAGCCGATCCTTATGAGCTAATTCTTGACTTATCAAATGAATTAAAAAACATTGATAAAAAATTAGAATTTAAAAAATTCGATGGCATCAATGATATAGAAAATCAAGTAAAAGATGTAATTTAA
- a CDS encoding tetratricopeptide repeat protein has protein sequence MRKTLITLIIILISQLGFSQDYKSEFQKYCETNDTINQLKTLKKWQSKTPKDAELFTSYFNYYFMKSRKEVLALTTDEPLGESLVIKDSLDQNAGFLGSEIFYNPTDVENGLAKIDEGIKLYPNRLDMRFGKIYALGQIENWDAFTSEILKTIDYSVKNKNNWTWTDHEKYDGNETDFLLSIQNYQFQLYNTGKDSLIKYMREIALKVLEHHPNHVENLSNLSVTYLITGEYDKAIKPLLKAEKIRPKDYIVLGNIAQAYKLKGDNKKAIEYYKKTAEFGNEEAKQFAKQQIIELQE, from the coding sequence ATGAGGAAAACACTTATAACTTTAATAATCATTTTAATCTCACAATTAGGATTTAGTCAAGATTATAAATCGGAATTCCAAAAGTACTGTGAGACAAATGACACCATAAATCAATTAAAAACTTTAAAGAAATGGCAATCTAAAACTCCAAAAGACGCGGAACTTTTTACGAGTTATTTCAATTATTATTTCATGAAATCGCGTAAAGAAGTTCTTGCTTTGACAACAGATGAACCCCTAGGTGAAAGTCTTGTAATAAAAGATAGTTTGGACCAAAATGCAGGATTCTTAGGAAGTGAGATATTTTATAATCCAACTGATGTAGAAAACGGTCTTGCCAAAATAGACGAAGGAATTAAACTCTATCCAAACCGATTGGACATGCGTTTTGGAAAAATATATGCACTCGGACAAATTGAAAATTGGGATGCTTTCACCTCTGAAATTCTAAAGACAATAGACTATTCAGTAAAAAACAAAAACAACTGGACATGGACAGATCATGAAAAATATGATGGAAATGAAACCGATTTTCTATTAAGTATTCAAAATTATCAATTCCAATTGTATAACACGGGAAAAGATAGTTTGATTAAATACATGAGAGAAATTGCTTTAAAAGTTCTTGAACATCATCCAAATCATGTTGAAAACCTATCTAATCTTTCAGTGACTTATCTAATAACAGGAGAATACGATAAAGCTATTAAACCTCTTTTAAAAGCTGAAAAAATACGTCCAAAAGATTATATCGTTTTAGGTAATATTGCCCAAGCTTACAAGCTTAAAGGTGATAACAAAAAGGCTATAGAATACTATAAAAAAACTGCAGAATTTGGAAATGAGGAAGCAAAGCAATTTGCGAAACAACAAATAATCGAGTTACAGGAATAA
- a CDS encoding DUF4844 domain-containing protein, with translation MKKLKTIALLVLFLTISAYGQNVSKNMTEKFSEFIAKQKFIKENYYIGISNVEKRRFFTEKINSIAADFKMVSESENPTDKKYQEKIGIGLSKFSTVYNKLDTEDRERICTYIEEIMDIVQLESSNGQLNKFMY, from the coding sequence TTGAAAAAGCTAAAAACTATTGCATTGTTGGTTCTATTTTTAACCATATCTGCCTACGGACAAAATGTATCTAAAAACATGACTGAAAAGTTTTCTGAATTTATTGCTAAGCAAAAGTTTATCAAAGAGAACTATTATATTGGAATTTCTAACGTTGAAAAACGTCGATTTTTTACAGAAAAGATTAATAGTATTGCGGCGGATTTTAAAATGGTTTCAGAGTCTGAAAACCCGACTGACAAAAAATATCAGGAGAAAATTGGAATCGGACTTTCAAAATTTTCTACCGTCTATAATAAATTAGATACTGAAGATCGCGAAAGGATTTGCACTTATATTGAAGAAATTATGGATATAGTGCAACTAGAAAGCTCAAATGGACAACTGAATAAATTCATGTACTGA
- a CDS encoding fibronectin type III domain-containing protein, with protein sequence MKKLFLLILILFVSINATASNDKYRLTLRGNPSTSIVIGWNQISGSNARVYYGTTDYGTNYNSYPNSVAPSRTSSYKGMNNNFVRLTGLQPNSAYYFVIRDSEGTSRRLWFKTAPSDRSRLSFIAGGDSRNNRTPRRNANLLVSKLKPHAVLFGGDMTDDDTNNQWQNWFNDWQLTIASDGRMFPIIAARGNHEDSNNSIYNLFDTPSTSVYYAITFGNNLVRTYTLNTEISISGNQTTWLRNDLSANSGATWKIAQYHKPMRPHVSYKSEGNSQYSNWAQTFYDNKVRLVVECDAHTVKTTWPVRPSTGSGSDEGFVRDNTNGTVYVGEGCWGAPLRSNGDNKSWTRNSGRFNQFKWIFVDENKIETRTIQVDNASSVGEVSNNNVFQIPSNLDIWNPSNGSVVTINKSGSTGGGDSGNGNIDVAISNGSDDVEEDKNGKIYDDSSDLELVYDSYNDSSYQTIGLRFRNVNLPKNATITNAYIQFTADESHSNSADLEISLHNSTNSPVFTDSNNVSGRDTFSSKVTWQPSGWSSGQTGSAQRTPSLKNMVQSLVNQSGWSSGNSASFIIKGRGTSLTNTSAKRVADSYEGGSSKAARLIIAYTTEGNGGSTPPSDICDGVSAWQSGVSYSTGTKVTYNGNLFERTSSGWNFLGACGTAAARNAKVTYPPIANSDIEVYPNPFTNKIKVTVGDVYFQKPLHLQLFNTNGKQVYEEHFSLNTGVDKVISPKTMAAGIYILTIKHGENTIKKQRLIKK encoded by the coding sequence ATGAAAAAACTTTTTTTATTGATATTGATACTATTCGTTAGTATCAATGCAACTGCCTCTAACGATAAATATCGTTTAACACTAAGAGGAAATCCATCTACTTCAATTGTAATCGGATGGAATCAAATTTCAGGAAGTAATGCGAGAGTGTATTACGGAACAACTGACTATGGAACCAACTATAATAGTTATCCAAATTCTGTTGCACCAAGTAGAACTTCTTCTTACAAAGGAATGAATAACAACTTTGTAAGATTAACTGGTTTACAACCTAACTCTGCCTATTATTTTGTTATCCGAGATAGCGAAGGAACAAGTCGTCGCTTATGGTTTAAAACAGCTCCAAGTGATAGAAGTAGATTATCTTTTATTGCTGGTGGAGATTCAAGAAACAATAGAACTCCTCGTAGAAATGCAAATCTTTTAGTTTCAAAACTAAAGCCTCATGCCGTTTTATTCGGTGGAGACATGACTGATGACGACACAAATAACCAATGGCAAAATTGGTTTAACGATTGGCAATTAACCATTGCTTCCGATGGAAGAATGTTTCCAATTATTGCCGCTCGCGGAAATCATGAAGACAGTAACAATAGTATTTACAATTTATTTGACACACCATCTACAAGTGTTTATTACGCTATTACTTTTGGAAACAACTTAGTAAGAACATATACTTTAAATACTGAAATTTCTATTTCAGGAAATCAAACTACTTGGTTACGTAACGATTTAAGTGCTAATTCAGGTGCTACTTGGAAAATTGCACAATATCACAAACCAATGCGTCCACATGTTTCTTATAAATCAGAAGGAAACAGCCAATACAGTAATTGGGCACAAACTTTTTACGACAATAAAGTTCGATTAGTTGTTGAATGTGATGCGCACACGGTAAAAACTACATGGCCGGTAAGACCATCAACAGGTTCTGGAAGCGATGAAGGGTTCGTTAGAGATAATACAAACGGAACAGTATACGTAGGCGAAGGATGCTGGGGGGCTCCTCTACGTTCTAACGGAGATAATAAAAGTTGGACGAGAAACTCAGGACGTTTCAATCAATTCAAGTGGATATTTGTTGATGAAAACAAAATTGAAACAAGAACAATTCAGGTTGACAATGCCTCTAGCGTTGGTGAAGTTTCTAATAATAATGTTTTTCAAATTCCTTCTAATTTAGATATTTGGAATCCATCAAACGGAAGTGTTGTAACAATCAACAAATCTGGATCTACAGGTGGTGGTGATTCTGGAAATGGAAATATTGATGTAGCTATTTCTAATGGAAGTGATGACGTTGAAGAAGATAAAAACGGTAAAATTTACGATGACAGTAGCGATTTAGAATTAGTTTACGATTCGTATAACGACTCGAGTTATCAAACTATTGGATTACGATTCAGAAATGTAAATCTGCCAAAAAACGCTACAATTACAAATGCTTATATTCAGTTTACTGCAGACGAAAGCCATAGCAATAGTGCTGATTTAGAAATAAGTCTACACAACTCAACAAACTCTCCAGTATTTACAGATTCGAACAATGTTTCAGGTAGAGATACATTTTCTTCGAAAGTAACTTGGCAACCAAGTGGATGGTCGAGCGGACAAACTGGAAGTGCACAAAGAACTCCGAGTTTAAAAAACATGGTACAAAGTTTAGTAAATCAATCTGGTTGGTCTTCTGGAAATAGTGCTAGTTTTATCATTAAAGGTAGAGGAACAAGTTTAACAAATACTTCTGCAAAACGTGTTGCTGATTCTTATGAAGGAGGATCAAGCAAAGCGGCTAGATTAATTATTGCTTATACAACAGAAGGAAACGGAGGCTCTACTCCTCCATCTGATATTTGTGATGGAGTTTCTGCATGGCAAAGTGGTGTAAGTTATTCTACTGGAACAAAAGTGACTTATAATGGCAACTTATTTGAAAGAACTTCTAGTGGATGGAACTTTTTAGGAGCTTGTGGTACAGCAGCTGCACGAAATGCTAAAGTGACTTATCCTCCAATTGCTAATTCAGATATAGAAGTTTATCCGAATCCGTTTACAAATAAAATAAAAGTAACTGTTGGTGATGTATATTTTCAAAAACCACTACATTTGCAGCTTTTTAACACAAACGGGAAACAAGTCTACGAAGAACATTTCTCTTTAAATACTGGTGTTGATAAAGTTATCTCACCTAAAACTATGGCTGCTGGAATTTACATTCTTACCATAAAACATGGTGAAAACACAATTAAGAAACAACGATTGATTAAAAAATAG